In Salvelinus fontinalis isolate EN_2023a chromosome 25, ASM2944872v1, whole genome shotgun sequence, one genomic interval encodes:
- the pex2 gene encoding peroxisome biogenesis factor 2 isoform X1, whose protein sequence is MEIPMTGFTLPASCSCIMTRAGNCQGHQDPDIIKIPSTRGAHPPPEGGSGPDPQTPVLRINQLDAFELDSALDQLVWNQFSQCFQHFRPGLLTPVEPELKALLQLLLWRFTVYPNSATVGQSMMNLRYHNTLSLSQCYRALSRRQRLGLALLTVGPRWLTERSHSLLLSLGLGGSPPADGGLRLGLRRVLSLITGLTQVANLINFLVFLRKGRHPSLTERILGIRAVFTKPQTVRDAAFQYMNRELLWHGFAEFLIFLLPLVNMRKIKTTMYSLLYPLGVGEGGEVGVREGSAVWKECGLCGEWPTMPHMVGCGHVFCYYCVKSHSIADAYLTCPKCGVEVGEAKAVKLQIEMTDVHAR, encoded by the exons ATGG AAATTCCAATGACGGGTTTCACCTTGCCAGCAAGCTGCAGTTGTATCAtgactagggctgggaattgccagggacatcAAGATCCAGATATTATCAAGATAC CTTCTACCAGAGGAGCCCATCCCCCACCAGAGGGAGGTTCAGGTCCAGACCCTCAGACTCCTGTCTTGAGGATCAACCAGCTGGATGCCTTTgagctggactctgctctggaccAGCTGGTGTGGAACCAGTTCTCCCAGTGCTTCCAACACTTCCGCCCAGGCCTGCTCACCCCCGTGGAGCCTGAACTCAAGgccctgctccagctccttctctGGAGGTTCACAGTCTACCCCAACAGTGCTACGGTGGGCCAGTCTATGATGAACCTCCGTTACCACAACACGCTGTCACTATCCCAGTGCTACAGGGCCCTGAGCAGGAGACAGAGGCTGGGCCTGGCCCTGCTGACAGTCGGCCCCCGCTGGCTGACGGAGCGATCCCACAGCTTGCTCCTCTCCCTGGGGCTGGGCGGCAGTCCCCCGGCTGATGGAGGTCTGCGTCTGGGACTGCGTCGAGTTCTTTCTCTTATCACCGGCCTTACCCAG GTAGCCAATCTGATCAACTTCCTGGTGTTCCTGAGGAAGGGGCGCCACCCATCTCTGACAGAAAGGATCCTGGGTATCCGTGCGGTGTTCACTAAGCCCCAGACGGTCCGGGATGCAGCCTTCCAGTACATGAATAGAGAGCTGCTGTGGCACGGCTTCGCTGagttcctcatcttcctcctccctctagtCAACATGAGGAAGATCAAGACAACCATGTATTCACTGCTCTACCCCCTAGGAGTAggtgagggaggggaggtgggggtgAGAGAGGGCTCAGCGGTGTGGAAGGAGTGTGGTCTGTGTGGGGAGTGGCCTACCATGCCTCACATGGTAGGTTGTGGTCATGTGTTCTGTTACTACTGCGTCAAGAGTCACTCCATCGCCGACGCCTACCTGACATGTCCTAAGTGTGGCGTGGAAGTCGGGGAGGCAAAGGCTGTCAAACTGCAGATCGAGATGACTGACGTCCACGCGAGATGA
- the pex2 gene encoding peroxisome biogenesis factor 2 isoform X2, which yields MASTRGAHPPPEGGSGPDPQTPVLRINQLDAFELDSALDQLVWNQFSQCFQHFRPGLLTPVEPELKALLQLLLWRFTVYPNSATVGQSMMNLRYHNTLSLSQCYRALSRRQRLGLALLTVGPRWLTERSHSLLLSLGLGGSPPADGGLRLGLRRVLSLITGLTQVANLINFLVFLRKGRHPSLTERILGIRAVFTKPQTVRDAAFQYMNRELLWHGFAEFLIFLLPLVNMRKIKTTMYSLLYPLGVGEGGEVGVREGSAVWKECGLCGEWPTMPHMVGCGHVFCYYCVKSHSIADAYLTCPKCGVEVGEAKAVKLQIEMTDVHAR from the exons ATGG CTTCTACCAGAGGAGCCCATCCCCCACCAGAGGGAGGTTCAGGTCCAGACCCTCAGACTCCTGTCTTGAGGATCAACCAGCTGGATGCCTTTgagctggactctgctctggaccAGCTGGTGTGGAACCAGTTCTCCCAGTGCTTCCAACACTTCCGCCCAGGCCTGCTCACCCCCGTGGAGCCTGAACTCAAGgccctgctccagctccttctctGGAGGTTCACAGTCTACCCCAACAGTGCTACGGTGGGCCAGTCTATGATGAACCTCCGTTACCACAACACGCTGTCACTATCCCAGTGCTACAGGGCCCTGAGCAGGAGACAGAGGCTGGGCCTGGCCCTGCTGACAGTCGGCCCCCGCTGGCTGACGGAGCGATCCCACAGCTTGCTCCTCTCCCTGGGGCTGGGCGGCAGTCCCCCGGCTGATGGAGGTCTGCGTCTGGGACTGCGTCGAGTTCTTTCTCTTATCACCGGCCTTACCCAG GTAGCCAATCTGATCAACTTCCTGGTGTTCCTGAGGAAGGGGCGCCACCCATCTCTGACAGAAAGGATCCTGGGTATCCGTGCGGTGTTCACTAAGCCCCAGACGGTCCGGGATGCAGCCTTCCAGTACATGAATAGAGAGCTGCTGTGGCACGGCTTCGCTGagttcctcatcttcctcctccctctagtCAACATGAGGAAGATCAAGACAACCATGTATTCACTGCTCTACCCCCTAGGAGTAggtgagggaggggaggtgggggtgAGAGAGGGCTCAGCGGTGTGGAAGGAGTGTGGTCTGTGTGGGGAGTGGCCTACCATGCCTCACATGGTAGGTTGTGGTCATGTGTTCTGTTACTACTGCGTCAAGAGTCACTCCATCGCCGACGCCTACCTGACATGTCCTAAGTGTGGCGTGGAAGTCGGGGAGGCAAAGGCTGTCAAACTGCAGATCGAGATGACTGACGTCCACGCGAGATGA